The proteins below come from a single Thalassotalea ponticola genomic window:
- the nth gene encoding endonuclease III → MSTSISKKEKVQAIMTILDQLYPEVPIPLDHKDPYTLLVAVLLSAQCTDERVNQITPKLFAVADNPYDMVKLSIDEIKEIIKPCGLSPMKSKGIWHLSEMIINQHDGQVPQDFKALEAMPGVGHKTASVVMAQAFNVPAFPVDTHIHRLMYRWGLSNGKSVEQTERDGKRLFPKERWNDLHLQIIYYGREYCPARGFDLDKCIITRQYGRKSFINQVLKEQAKKRK, encoded by the coding sequence ATGAGTACCTCGATCTCAAAAAAAGAAAAAGTACAAGCGATCATGACCATTCTCGATCAATTGTATCCGGAAGTTCCGATACCGCTTGATCACAAAGATCCCTATACTCTATTGGTTGCCGTGTTATTGTCAGCGCAATGTACCGATGAGCGGGTTAACCAAATTACGCCGAAACTGTTTGCGGTTGCGGACAACCCATATGACATGGTCAAACTGAGTATCGATGAAATAAAAGAAATCATAAAACCATGCGGTTTGTCACCAATGAAGTCTAAAGGCATTTGGCATCTATCTGAGATGATCATCAACCAACACGACGGTCAAGTACCACAAGACTTTAAAGCATTAGAAGCGATGCCCGGCGTTGGCCATAAAACGGCTTCGGTGGTGATGGCACAAGCGTTTAATGTACCGGCCTTTCCCGTCGATACCCATATTCATCGTTTGATGTATCGCTGGGGACTTTCCAATGGCAAGAGTGTTGAACAAACCGAGCGCGACGGCAAGCGCCTATTCCCCAAAGAGCGATGGAATGATCTGCATCTGCAAATCATTTACTACGGCCGCGAATATTGTCCGGCTCGAGGCTTTGACCTAGATAAATGTATTATTACCCGCCAATACGGGCGTAAGAGCTTTATTAATCAAGTACTAAAAGAACAAGCGAAAAAACGCAAATAA
- the nhaD gene encoding sodium:proton antiporter NhaD → MQTLIIALSLLALLLVIFEESIHINKAKSTLFLGSLCWLILYIAPSSGFSSEVITEHLNENLLEIASLWLFLMAAMTFVAYLNSTGFISGIVQHLLPTQLSERKLLIILGITAFLFSSLADNVTATLVSVAIISQLQIATRKRIKYAALVVFAVNSGGVSLITGDVTTLMIFLADKVTIASLLQLVVPALAGVITLALLLSRNMTETVQLTVEKKPIHPTDKVIAAIFLTTIIATLSFNVIYHIPPVLTFLFGLSVMFLTAHFMQRPKTNQNVLNYIREIEFDTLLFFLGILLIVGVLKMLQVLDHIALLYQYLPTSVANYLMGISSSLVDNVPLTAAVLKAHIDMQPSHWLSVTYAMGVGGSLLIIGSAAGIIAMSKVKELSFINYLSMFIPLLIAYSVGYWLTVLMT, encoded by the coding sequence ATGCAAACACTTATTATTGCTCTATCTCTTTTGGCTTTATTACTGGTCATATTCGAAGAGTCGATCCATATTAACAAAGCCAAAAGCACACTGTTTCTCGGTAGCTTGTGTTGGTTGATTTTATATATTGCGCCCAGCTCTGGCTTTTCTAGTGAGGTGATAACCGAGCACCTCAATGAAAACTTGCTTGAAATTGCCTCATTGTGGTTGTTTCTTATGGCTGCAATGACCTTTGTAGCCTATTTAAATAGCACCGGTTTTATTTCCGGTATTGTGCAACATCTGTTACCAACACAACTGTCTGAGCGAAAATTGCTGATCATATTAGGTATCACCGCGTTTTTGTTTTCTTCGCTTGCCGATAACGTAACTGCCACGCTCGTGTCAGTGGCCATTATCAGCCAATTGCAAATTGCTACCCGCAAGCGGATAAAATACGCGGCCTTAGTAGTTTTTGCCGTTAATAGTGGTGGTGTATCCTTGATCACTGGCGACGTGACCACATTAATGATATTCCTCGCCGATAAAGTGACCATTGCATCACTGTTGCAACTTGTTGTTCCGGCATTGGCTGGGGTGATCACTTTGGCGTTATTATTATCTCGAAACATGACAGAAACGGTGCAATTAACGGTTGAGAAAAAGCCGATTCACCCTACCGACAAAGTCATTGCGGCAATATTTTTAACCACTATCATTGCCACGTTAAGCTTTAATGTGATTTATCACATCCCGCCCGTACTGACATTTTTATTTGGTTTGAGTGTGATGTTTTTGACCGCCCACTTTATGCAACGGCCTAAAACCAACCAAAATGTGCTCAACTATATACGTGAGATCGAATTTGACACGCTGCTTTTCTTCCTCGGTATTTTGTTAATCGTCGGCGTGTTAAAAATGCTCCAAGTTCTCGATCACATCGCCCTGCTCTATCAGTACCTGCCAACGTCTGTTGCCAACTACCTGATGGGAATAAGCTCGTCATTGGTAGACAATGTGCCATTAACCGCTGCTGTGCTCAAGGCACATATCGATATGCAACCGTCTCACTGGCTATCGGTTACCTACGCAATGGGCGTCGGTGGTTCATTGCTAATCATTGGCTCTGCCGCGGGCATCATTGCGATGAGTAAAGTTAAAGAACTGAGCTTTATCAATTACTTGTCAATGTTTATACCATTGCTAATCGCTTATTCTGTCGGTTACTGGTTAACCGTGCTAATGACCTAA
- a CDS encoding heavy metal-binding domain-containing protein — MLKTTTSSVDGQEIEHYLDVVVGEAILGANIFKDIFGAIRDVVGGRSGAYEQEMGKARQIAFDEMEQKASSLGADGIVGIDIDYEVVGQQGGMMMVSVSGTAVRFKRS; from the coding sequence ATGTTAAAAACAACCACGTCATCGGTCGATGGCCAAGAAATTGAACACTACCTTGATGTCGTCGTTGGCGAAGCCATTTTGGGGGCCAACATTTTTAAAGATATTTTTGGTGCGATACGCGATGTGGTCGGTGGCCGCTCCGGGGCTTACGAGCAAGAGATGGGAAAAGCGAGACAAATTGCGTTTGATGAAATGGAGCAAAAGGCATCAAGTTTAGGCGCTGATGGTATTGTAGGCATTGATATTGATTACGAGGTGGTGGGTCAACAAGGCGGGATGATGATGGTCAGTGTAAGTGGAACAGCGGTCAGGTTTAAGCGCAGTTAG
- a CDS encoding DUF3320 domain-containing protein has translation MSQIALLLEDLRKRLVATGTRNRLIHVNRQSQRARLLNIINNTSDRVFSRLKIDGKTMRFVSATGTTDQCEQPANTTEAQDKQLVADINEQALGKTLVKIANNARIAEQERGINILFLALGFLRWFEDERSDTMRQAPLILLPVQLVRKQGTVFELRVRDEDLATNLPLQERLKADFAIALPDIDDVDQPLPSTYFAKVRQAISTMPRWSVDDNGMQLGFFSFAKLLMLRDLEPQNWPVTDLTKNRLINSLLADGFVQQPPLWSETDNIDQHLSSKNTHYVVDADTSQANVIEQVNQGRDLLVQGPPGTGKSQTITNILAGAALQGKKVLFVAEKMAALEVVERRLNRVGLSDLYLQLHSHKANKKAFLTQLALTLSHADKQLDYADVDPQLTELRDQLNEICTALHNPLPSRDYSPYKVLSQLSSFMAKQVGVPVLAEPKLERLSDDDTKEITNSLANYLQAKASYGTYQQHVFYGVTNVDIQPFELAAISAQIEALNGAYERWTAYRDSLSQYFFSAQEDPQTEQTNSTKHRLPLSFEQVSQWQSAYQYLRQSPQLSETMWHTLLTLNNNAEFSEALATAKDWLQCAEQHQQAVKQTMWDVDLDDIRLGILDGVHSWFRRTFFSRYKNASEQLQKHLIHTLNSEPEKRLALIEQLIEAKLKKQKYEQVVPHLEQQLSTFWQAEHTDVKAIERALHWLENAPEILFNLAHTQLAKLIAKPVNSAGDKDNYQQIEAQLTRQLNSLQQRLGFADAQPTDTAVARLLKIQVNINQYSQWVEYYQCRKALLEYPIEVFIHAHDQGQLSDSQLPTTIDYAMWIAKWNRCRSSVANLDAIAKVDRDALVASFNAVEKSKIIQSRQHILQQHLDKLPKGALGEMGLIRGQFAKKRGHKPIRYLMSHAGETIQAIKPIFLMSPISVAQYLPPEQISFDLLVIDEASQIRPEDALGCIARARQIVVVGDQKQLPPTSFFDRLTDNIDADEDEPSALVNAVEMESILSLGEARGMTQTMLKWHYRSKDPSLIAVSNTEFYHQQLIFPPCPTENDAFYGLSLTRVPGEYSSQSQGSGKPGTNRVEAEHIADQLLQLAQQHPQYSVGVVTFSKAQADMVDDVLEQRRLNNPLLDAYLREDKVENVFVKNIENVQGDERDIILISVGYGPFEANGRLASMNFGPINSDGGERRLNVLFTRARLACRVVCSFEPTQIDLSRTSKSGPKVLKTYLQFAQQNSVNAAPETKPHCTEPLINDIAKIITALGYEVEHQVGQSAFKLELAVKQPQQSRYLMAIETDGQWYRFARSARERDCHRQSVLQAFGWHYHRIWCTDWFYRRDKQITRLSEALKQAEQTVNGGLLAGKNVNTPTINRVGEVVELDDIDVSAADVSFALYQKADFHIRKDIEPHLHSVANIADILVDIIDIEGPVHLDELTRRYATLHGKARSGSRITAAVTKGIDLLLQRHQHQLKQYFIGTNEQFNSPPIRDRSTQDPPINQIEFICDEEIFACWQLFQSKNKNAPVKDIEQAIAKAFGFKRLTAELSERITRAVKASR, from the coding sequence ATGTCCCAGATCGCATTATTGCTAGAAGACCTGAGAAAACGCCTCGTTGCCACGGGTACACGCAACCGGTTGATTCACGTTAATCGGCAAAGTCAGCGCGCCAGACTGCTCAATATCATTAACAACACCAGTGATCGGGTGTTTAGTCGACTGAAGATAGACGGTAAAACAATGCGCTTTGTTAGCGCGACCGGCACAACCGACCAATGTGAGCAGCCAGCAAACACAACAGAAGCGCAAGATAAGCAGCTCGTAGCAGACATCAATGAACAGGCTCTGGGTAAAACGCTGGTAAAAATTGCCAATAATGCGCGAATTGCCGAGCAAGAGCGAGGCATTAATATTCTGTTTTTAGCGCTGGGCTTTTTACGGTGGTTTGAAGATGAACGCAGTGACACTATGCGCCAAGCACCGCTGATATTATTACCTGTGCAACTGGTGCGCAAGCAAGGCACAGTGTTTGAATTGCGAGTTCGCGATGAGGATTTAGCCACTAACTTACCCTTACAAGAAAGATTAAAGGCCGACTTTGCAATTGCGCTACCGGACATCGATGATGTTGACCAACCGTTACCCAGTACGTATTTTGCTAAGGTCAGACAGGCGATTAGTACAATGCCTCGATGGTCGGTTGATGACAATGGTATGCAACTCGGTTTTTTCTCGTTTGCCAAATTGTTAATGCTACGCGACCTCGAACCACAAAATTGGCCGGTAACAGACCTGACTAAAAATCGCTTGATTAACTCGTTACTGGCTGACGGTTTTGTGCAACAACCGCCACTTTGGTCTGAAACCGATAACATCGATCAGCACTTGTCTAGCAAAAACACCCACTATGTAGTGGATGCCGATACAAGCCAAGCAAATGTGATTGAACAGGTCAATCAAGGGCGCGATTTACTGGTACAAGGACCTCCTGGTACGGGGAAGTCGCAAACCATTACCAATATTCTTGCGGGTGCCGCGCTGCAGGGAAAAAAAGTCTTGTTTGTGGCAGAAAAAATGGCGGCGTTAGAGGTGGTTGAGCGACGCCTAAACCGGGTTGGTTTGAGCGATTTATACCTACAACTGCATTCCCACAAAGCCAATAAAAAAGCATTTTTAACGCAATTAGCTCTGACCTTGTCGCATGCGGATAAACAGCTTGACTACGCTGATGTTGATCCGCAATTGACGGAGCTTCGCGACCAGTTGAACGAGATTTGCACCGCGTTGCACAACCCATTACCGAGTAGAGATTACAGCCCATATAAGGTGTTGAGCCAGTTGTCGTCGTTTATGGCTAAACAAGTGGGAGTACCGGTATTGGCAGAGCCCAAACTGGAACGACTCAGCGATGATGATACGAAAGAGATAACCAACAGCCTTGCCAATTACCTGCAAGCAAAGGCGAGTTATGGCACCTATCAACAACACGTGTTTTACGGGGTAACCAATGTTGATATTCAGCCGTTTGAATTGGCCGCGATAAGTGCGCAAATAGAGGCATTAAACGGTGCATATGAGCGTTGGACCGCGTATCGCGATTCGCTTAGCCAATATTTTTTTTCAGCCCAAGAGGACCCACAAACTGAGCAAACAAACTCAACAAAACACCGTCTACCGCTGAGCTTTGAACAGGTATCGCAGTGGCAGTCAGCGTATCAGTACCTTCGGCAAAGCCCTCAGCTAAGCGAGACGATGTGGCATACATTATTGACGTTGAACAACAACGCCGAGTTTAGCGAAGCATTAGCAACAGCTAAGGACTGGCTTCAATGCGCTGAGCAGCATCAGCAAGCAGTGAAACAAACGATGTGGGATGTTGACTTGGACGACATTCGCCTTGGTATTTTAGACGGTGTACACAGCTGGTTTCGACGCACTTTTTTTTCTCGCTATAAAAATGCCAGCGAGCAATTGCAAAAACACCTCATTCACACTCTCAACAGCGAACCGGAGAAACGCTTAGCCTTGATTGAACAGCTTATAGAGGCGAAGCTAAAAAAGCAGAAATACGAACAAGTTGTGCCGCATCTAGAGCAACAGTTGTCAACTTTTTGGCAAGCAGAGCACACCGATGTCAAGGCAATTGAACGCGCTTTACACTGGCTTGAAAACGCGCCTGAAATACTATTTAACCTAGCACACACTCAGCTGGCAAAACTCATTGCTAAACCTGTTAACAGTGCGGGCGACAAAGACAATTATCAGCAAATTGAAGCGCAACTTACACGGCAATTAAATTCATTACAGCAACGTTTGGGGTTCGCCGACGCGCAGCCGACAGATACCGCGGTGGCTCGATTACTTAAGATACAGGTGAATATCAATCAATATTCACAGTGGGTTGAGTATTATCAATGTCGCAAAGCACTGCTAGAGTATCCCATTGAGGTATTTATACACGCCCATGATCAAGGCCAACTCAGTGACAGTCAACTACCGACGACGATTGACTACGCGATGTGGATTGCCAAGTGGAATAGGTGCCGGTCAAGCGTCGCCAACTTGGACGCTATCGCGAAAGTCGACCGAGATGCATTAGTGGCGTCGTTTAATGCCGTTGAAAAAAGCAAAATAATCCAATCGCGCCAACACATCTTACAGCAACACCTAGACAAACTCCCCAAAGGAGCATTAGGGGAGATGGGACTGATTCGCGGCCAGTTTGCCAAAAAGCGCGGTCACAAACCGATTCGCTATTTAATGTCCCACGCCGGAGAAACGATACAAGCGATTAAACCGATATTCTTAATGAGCCCGATATCGGTGGCGCAGTACTTGCCACCTGAACAGATCAGCTTTGACTTGCTGGTGATTGACGAAGCAAGTCAAATTCGACCAGAAGACGCACTAGGGTGCATCGCTCGAGCTCGGCAAATAGTCGTCGTTGGCGACCAAAAGCAACTGCCGCCGACCTCATTTTTTGATCGCTTAACGGACAACATTGACGCAGACGAAGACGAACCCTCTGCGCTGGTTAACGCCGTTGAGATGGAGAGTATTTTATCGCTGGGCGAGGCTAGGGGAATGACTCAAACCATGCTTAAGTGGCATTATCGCTCGAAAGATCCATCGTTAATAGCGGTATCAAATACTGAGTTTTATCATCAACAACTGATCTTTCCCCCTTGTCCCACAGAAAACGATGCCTTTTACGGCTTGTCATTAACCCGAGTACCGGGAGAGTACTCAAGTCAGAGCCAAGGCAGTGGTAAGCCGGGGACTAATCGCGTTGAAGCTGAGCATATTGCCGATCAACTTTTACAGTTGGCTCAGCAACACCCTCAGTATTCGGTTGGGGTGGTGACCTTTTCCAAAGCTCAAGCTGATATGGTGGATGACGTATTAGAGCAACGACGGCTAAATAATCCGTTACTTGACGCTTATTTGCGCGAAGACAAAGTGGAAAATGTATTTGTCAAAAATATTGAAAATGTACAAGGTGATGAGCGCGATATTATTTTAATCTCTGTTGGCTATGGTCCATTTGAGGCAAATGGTCGATTGGCGAGTATGAATTTTGGACCAATAAATAGCGATGGTGGCGAACGACGCTTGAACGTGTTGTTCACGCGAGCGAGGTTGGCGTGTCGAGTAGTTTGCTCGTTTGAGCCAACGCAAATTGATTTATCGAGAACGTCAAAATCAGGCCCCAAAGTACTGAAAACTTATCTCCAATTTGCCCAGCAAAACAGCGTAAACGCGGCGCCCGAGACAAAACCGCATTGCACTGAGCCGTTAATAAACGATATCGCCAAGATCATTACTGCGCTAGGTTATGAGGTCGAACATCAAGTGGGTCAATCCGCCTTTAAACTTGAATTAGCCGTTAAACAGCCACAACAATCGCGCTACCTGATGGCCATAGAAACCGATGGGCAATGGTATCGCTTCGCTCGCTCTGCCCGCGAGCGCGACTGTCATCGTCAGTCGGTTCTCCAAGCGTTTGGGTGGCATTATCATCGCATTTGGTGTACCGATTGGTTTTATCGTCGAGACAAGCAAATAACACGGCTGTCAGAGGCGTTAAAGCAGGCCGAACAGACGGTAAATGGCGGGCTCTTGGCGGGGAAAAACGTCAATACGCCGACAATAAATCGCGTTGGCGAAGTGGTTGAATTGGACGACATTGATGTCAGTGCCGCCGATGTCTCATTTGCTTTATACCAGAAGGCGGATTTTCACATCCGTAAAGACATTGAACCACACCTGCACAGTGTGGCTAATATCGCCGATATATTGGTGGACATTATCGACATTGAAGGGCCTGTTCACTTAGATGAATTGACGCGGCGTTATGCAACCTTGCACGGCAAAGCGCGTTCGGGGAGCCGCATCACAGCCGCCGTCACTAAGGGGATAGACTTGTTACTACAACGTCATCAGCACCAACTAAAACAGTATTTTATCGGCACCAATGAGCAATTTAACTCGCCACCAATTCGCGACAGATCAACCCAGGATCCACCGATTAACCAAATTGAGTTTATTTGCGATGAGGAAATCTTTGCCTGTTGGCAGCTGTTTCAAAGCAAAAATAAAAATGCGCCGGTCAAAGATATAGAACAAGCAATTGCCAAGGCTTTTGGCTTTAAGCGCTTGACTGCTGAGCTAAGTGAGAGAATTACTCGCGCGGTCAAAGCAAGCCGATAA
- the gloA gene encoding lactoylglutathione lyase, with the protein MRILHTMLRVGNLERSIEFYQNVLGMRLLRQSDNEQYKYTLAFLGYDEMENSTVLELTYNWGVDSYDLGSAFGHIAIEVDNVYTACDKIKALGGVVSREPGPVKGGTTEIAFVKDPDGYAIELIQAKSDR; encoded by the coding sequence ATGCGTATATTACACACCATGCTTCGCGTTGGTAACTTAGAACGTTCAATTGAGTTTTATCAAAATGTGCTTGGCATGCGCTTATTGCGCCAATCTGACAATGAACAGTACAAATACACGTTAGCGTTTTTAGGCTACGATGAGATGGAAAACTCTACCGTGCTAGAACTAACCTATAACTGGGGCGTTGATAGCTACGATTTGGGTAGTGCGTTTGGTCACATCGCAATTGAAGTTGATAACGTTTACACCGCGTGCGATAAAATTAAAGCATTGGGTGGTGTTGTTTCGCGTGAGCCAGGCCCGGTAAAAGGCGGCACCACAGAAATCGCATTTGTGAAAGATCCCGATGGCTACGCTATCGAATTAATTCAAGCCAAAAGTGATCGTTAA
- a CDS encoding YaeQ family protein: MALKATVNRAQVQVSDMDRHYYDSLSLTIAQHPSETDKRMMVRLLAFVLNANEQLRFSKGLSEDSEPDIWHKDYSEQIVLWIELGEPDEKRIKKACSLARQVIVYDYQSSNEIWWQKLKNKVQHFDNLSVYALDSDDCQQMADMAKRSMDLTYTIDSGQVWVSSAEQTVQITPITLKS; the protein is encoded by the coding sequence ATGGCATTAAAAGCAACAGTAAACCGGGCACAAGTCCAAGTGAGTGATATGGATCGCCATTATTACGACAGTCTTTCGTTAACCATCGCACAGCATCCAAGTGAAACCGATAAACGCATGATGGTTAGGTTGTTGGCATTTGTATTAAATGCCAATGAGCAGTTGCGTTTTAGCAAAGGGTTGAGTGAAGACAGCGAGCCCGACATTTGGCACAAAGATTACAGTGAGCAAATCGTGTTGTGGATAGAGCTTGGCGAGCCCGATGAAAAACGTATAAAAAAAGCCTGTAGTCTTGCTCGCCAAGTCATTGTTTACGACTACCAAAGCAGCAATGAAATATGGTGGCAAAAGCTGAAAAACAAGGTACAGCATTTTGATAATCTGAGTGTTTACGCCCTTGACAGCGATGATTGTCAACAGATGGCAGACATGGCCAAGCGCTCGATGGATCTCACTTACACCATAGACTCTGGCCAAGTTTGGGTAAGCTCAGCTGAGCAGACAGTACAAATAACACCAATTACTCTAAAATCATAA
- a CDS encoding M28 family peptidase, with amino-acid sequence MKSITTTLASLTLTVASALASVNAAQIDLAKVTQDMQFLASDAMQGRAIGSQQIELAEDYIVEQFKQAGLTPLAQLNGFKQHFTLYKYTPEQIAVTLNGVTIDSQDIAFSASGTVDLTTENSRIVYINKQQKLAPELNSINQSGGNTLVVIAPEHRSQFVQYQRYLSRGSMALSEKNGDGLVMVISEQQAIEQFSAKGNAKQQRIALANVVGVLTANEPTDEYVIFSAHHDHVGTTKALDANQDIIYNGANDDASGVSAVLNLARYYQQKQRSGNLELKRNIMFVSFTAEESGLLGSKAFVDQVDTDDIVAMINIEMIGKPSEFGPGKIWMTGFDRSNLGHLLNSAHGKQTIYADPYPEYNLFYRSDNASLARAGVPAHSVSSTQINNDLDYHKVTDEIDTLDIEQMRDIIDTLGQASVPLLTGEVTPHRIDGVSASGVGAFF; translated from the coding sequence ATGAAATCGATAACAACAACCTTAGCCAGTTTGACACTCACTGTAGCGAGCGCTTTAGCAAGCGTCAATGCCGCACAAATTGATCTCGCTAAAGTCACCCAAGACATGCAGTTTCTCGCCTCTGATGCAATGCAAGGACGGGCGATTGGCAGTCAACAAATTGAGCTAGCTGAAGATTACATTGTCGAACAATTCAAACAAGCCGGCCTTACCCCACTTGCTCAACTAAACGGTTTTAAACAACACTTTACCTTGTACAAATACACTCCTGAACAGATCGCCGTAACCTTAAATGGGGTGACCATTGACTCACAAGATATTGCTTTTAGCGCCAGTGGCACCGTTGATTTAACGACTGAAAATAGCCGTATTGTCTATATTAACAAGCAACAAAAATTGGCCCCCGAGCTTAACAGCATCAACCAATCCGGCGGCAATACCTTGGTTGTTATTGCACCGGAACACCGCAGCCAGTTTGTTCAGTATCAACGCTATTTAAGTCGAGGTAGCATGGCGTTATCTGAGAAAAATGGCGATGGATTAGTCATGGTTATCTCCGAACAGCAAGCTATTGAACAGTTCAGTGCCAAAGGTAACGCCAAGCAACAACGCATTGCACTTGCCAACGTTGTCGGTGTATTAACAGCTAATGAACCCACCGATGAATACGTTATCTTCTCAGCCCATCACGATCACGTCGGTACCACCAAAGCGCTCGATGCCAATCAAGACATTATTTATAACGGTGCCAATGACGATGCCAGTGGTGTCAGTGCGGTACTGAACTTGGCTCGCTATTACCAACAAAAACAGCGTTCGGGTAACCTTGAATTAAAGCGCAATATCATGTTTGTCAGCTTTACCGCTGAAGAGTCGGGCTTACTTGGTTCAAAAGCGTTTGTCGATCAAGTAGACACTGATGACATTGTCGCCATGATCAATATTGAAATGATCGGTAAGCCATCTGAATTTGGCCCGGGTAAAATTTGGATGACCGGATTTGACCGCTCAAACCTCGGTCACTTGTTAAATAGCGCGCACGGCAAACAAACCATTTACGCCGATCCATACCCTGAATACAATTTATTTTATCGCTCAGATAACGCCTCGCTTGCTCGCGCTGGCGTCCCGGCGCACAGCGTATCGAGCACCCAAATTAACAACGATTTAGACTATCACAAAGTGACCGATGAAATTGATACCCTAGATATCGAACAAATGCGAGACATTATCGACACCTTAGGTCAAGCCAGCGTGCCGTTGCTCACTGGAGAGGTTACGCCACATCGAATCGACGGCGTAAGCGCCAGTGGCGTTGGTGCGTTTTTTTAA